A single region of the Caldilineales bacterium genome encodes:
- a CDS encoding FAD-dependent oxidoreductase has protein sequence MPHAIIIGDGPAGLSAALFLAKNGVPTTVFGQGKTNMNLALLHNYLGIRDMLGSDFIVIAREQAAHFGAALEMRAVTGVEPAEGGFRVRTDDGEAHEAAFVILAEGKTAKLATALGLEKNDSGVVVDRDGRTAIPGLYAVGRATRRTRSQAIISAGEGAAAALDILSQVHGKDFNDFDEPPKGG, from the coding sequence ATGCCACACGCAATCATCATCGGCGATGGCCCCGCCGGCCTCAGCGCCGCCCTCTTCCTGGCCAAGAACGGCGTCCCCACCACCGTCTTCGGCCAGGGCAAGACCAATATGAACCTCGCCTTGCTCCACAATTACCTGGGCATCCGTGACATGCTCGGCTCGGACTTCATCGTCATCGCCCGCGAGCAGGCCGCTCACTTCGGCGCCGCCCTGGAAATGAGGGCGGTGACGGGAGTCGAGCCGGCCGAGGGTGGTTTCCGGGTGAGAACCGACGATGGCGAAGCGCACGAGGCTGCTTTCGTCATCCTGGCTGAAGGCAAGACCGCCAAACTGGCCACGGCGCTGGGGCTGGAGAAGAACGACTCCGGCGTGGTGGTGGATCGCGATGGCCGCACGGCCATCCCCGGCCTCTATGCTGTGGGCCGGGCAACGCGACGCACCCGCAGCCAGGCCATCATCTCGGCCGGCGAGGGCGCCGCCGCTGCGCTCGACATCCTCTCGCAGGTGCACGGCAAGGACTTCAACGATTTCGACGAGCCGCCGAAGGGAGGGTAG